From one Lycium barbarum isolate Lr01 chromosome 6, ASM1917538v2, whole genome shotgun sequence genomic stretch:
- the LOC132643902 gene encoding uncharacterized protein LOC132643902 produces the protein MTKDIARSVEYYEFARDVWNELEERYGKVDAARVFELKKELAHISRGSLDIASYSNKIKKLWDEIASLSTTRVKSCMCGASSEYQKDDDVQMVYQFLMGLNDTYVQTRSNILALKPFSSVGTVYRVPYEQNKSSLLCKYCKKPGHTIDKCYKLHGYPSNFKFTKSAPTRKTIAHVKLDTNGTSDPGAQSFGYGFEICSNSHLYMGLPKISILN, from the exons ATGACCAAGGACATAGCTCGTAGTGTTGAATACTATGAATTTGCTAGAGATGTTTGGAATGAGTTAGAGGAAAGGTATGGGAAAGTTGATGCAGCTAGGGTGTTTGAACTAAAGAAAGAACTAGCTCATATTTCTCGGGGTTCTCTAGACATAGCCTCATACTCTAACAAAATCAAGAAACTCTGGGATGAGATTGCTTCCCTTTCCACTACTCGTGTGAAATCCTGCATGTGTGGTGCCAGTTCTGAGTATCAAAAGGATGATGATGTCCAAATGGTCTATCAGTTTTTAATGGGCTTGAATGACACCTATGTGCAAACTAGGAGTAATATTTTGGCGCTCAAGCCTTTTTCTTCTGTTGGGACTGTGTACA GGGTCCCTTATGAACAAAATAAATCCTCCTTGTTGTGCAAGTACTGCAAGAAACCAGGGCACACCATAGACAAGTGTTATAAACTTCATGGTTACCCTTCCAATTTCAAATTCACTAAATCAGCTCCTACTAGAAAAACAATAGCACATGTTAAGTTAGACACAAATGGGACATCTGATCCTGGTGCACAAAGTTTTGGTTATGGTTTTGAGATTTGTTCCAACTCTCACCTATACATGGGCTTACCAAAGATCAGCATTCTCAACTGA